A stretch of Pseudomonadota bacterium DNA encodes these proteins:
- a CDS encoding HD domain-containing protein, which translates to MMSAANYIQIRPVELPLGEPLPWDLVDRRGILVLRQGTVITHEQQIERLLERRVCRERTEADLEATLTPVRLSVFEQLAALRSDLHAGLLGLAEGPGGSALDSLVAMAAQWRLLIGRHPDAMLGGLMLEQAAYTETHPLLVATISDMLARRAGLDETLRDSLCCAALTGNLGMLELQDALSRQQSPLDDAQRRAVHDHPQQGFELLRSAGVDDPLWLGMVLHHHARSDGSGYPSARLSPRLEQLTSIIALADNYAAMVLPRAYREGLHAQQAVREIFVQKRLRVAPALAQQFVKELGIYPPGTFVTMKNGDLGLVIRRGDHAANAPVVSCFANAEGAPYASPLFHDTGEAGATVIAGVAASCELPMPLTRLWGLTR; encoded by the coding sequence ATGATGAGCGCCGCGAATTACATCCAGATCCGGCCCGTGGAATTGCCATTGGGCGAGCCCCTGCCCTGGGACCTCGTCGACCGGCGCGGCATCCTGGTACTGCGCCAGGGCACGGTCATCACCCACGAGCAACAGATCGAGCGGCTGCTGGAGCGACGCGTGTGCCGCGAACGCACCGAGGCCGATCTCGAAGCGACGCTGACGCCGGTCAGGCTGTCGGTGTTCGAACAGCTCGCCGCCCTCAGGAGCGACCTGCACGCCGGCCTGCTCGGCCTCGCCGAGGGGCCGGGCGGCAGCGCACTGGACTCGCTGGTGGCCATGGCTGCGCAATGGCGCCTGCTGATCGGCCGCCATCCCGACGCCATGCTCGGTGGCCTGATGCTGGAGCAGGCGGCCTATACCGAGACCCATCCGCTGCTGGTGGCCACCATCAGCGACATGCTGGCGCGCCGCGCGGGGCTGGACGAGACCTTGCGCGACAGCCTGTGCTGCGCGGCACTGACCGGCAATCTCGGCATGCTGGAACTGCAGGACGCGCTGTCCCGGCAACAATCGCCCCTCGACGACGCGCAGCGGCGCGCGGTGCACGACCATCCGCAACAGGGCTTCGAGCTGTTGCGCAGCGCCGGCGTCGACGATCCCTTGTGGCTGGGCATGGTGCTGCATCACCATGCGCGCAGCGATGGCAGCGGCTATCCGTCGGCCCGCCTGTCGCCGCGGCTCGAACAGCTGACCTCGATCATCGCCCTGGCCGACAACTACGCCGCCATGGTCTTGCCGCGTGCCTACCGCGAAGGCTTGCACGCGCAGCAGGCGGTGCGTGAAATCTTCGTGCAGAAGCGCCTGCGCGTGGCGCCGGCGCTCGCCCAGCAGTTCGTCAAGGAACTGGGCATCTACCCGCCCGGCACCTTCGTGACCATGAAGAACGGCGACCTCGGCCTCGTCATCCGCCGCGGCGATCATGCCGCCAACGCGCCGGTGGTGAGCTGCTTTGCCAATGCCGAAGGCGCGCCCTATGCCTCGCCTCTTTTCCACGATACCGGCGAAGCCGGCGCCACCGTCATCGCCGGCGTCGCGGCGTCGTGTGAGCTGCCGATGCCGCTGACGCGGCTGTGGGGCTTGACGCGCTAG
- a CDS encoding SDR family oxidoreductase, which produces MAGRMQDKITIITGSGSGIGAACFELFAREGATVIGCGRRLGQLEEQLAKVKAAGGQGMVMSADLSKNEDATRVVEETIKTYGRVDCLVHSASVGWSWSHTSPNSMNDIATTPPDKWHEVVGINMNAAYYLCHAVLPHMLARKKGSLTMVASISGMVGMKTAHTYCAAKGGVINLVRAMANTYGNQGIRANAVCPGYTDTPMIADVMNIFDDQHEANWLTPMERAGTPMEMAYGCLFMASDEASYVNGAILPIDGGTTARQ; this is translated from the coding sequence ATGGCCGGACGCATGCAGGACAAGATCACCATCATCACCGGCTCGGGCTCGGGTATCGGCGCCGCCTGTTTCGAACTCTTCGCGCGCGAAGGCGCGACCGTCATCGGCTGTGGCCGGCGCCTGGGCCAGCTCGAAGAGCAGCTCGCCAAGGTCAAGGCGGCCGGCGGCCAGGGCATGGTGATGTCGGCGGACCTGTCCAAGAACGAGGACGCCACGCGCGTGGTCGAGGAGACCATCAAGACCTACGGCCGCGTCGATTGCCTGGTGCACAGCGCCAGCGTCGGCTGGAGTTGGAGCCACACCAGCCCCAACTCCATGAACGACATTGCCACCACGCCGCCGGACAAGTGGCATGAAGTGGTGGGCATCAACATGAATGCCGCCTATTACCTGTGCCATGCGGTGCTGCCGCACATGCTGGCGCGCAAGAAAGGTTCGCTGACCATGGTTGCCAGCATTTCGGGCATGGTCGGCATGAAGACCGCCCACACCTACTGCGCGGCCAAGGGCGGCGTCATCAACCTGGTGCGCGCCATGGCCAACACCTATGGCAACCAGGGCATACGCGCCAATGCCGTGTGCCCGGGCTATACCGACACGCCGATGATCGCCGACGTCATGAACATCTTCGACGATCAGCACGAAGCCAACTGGCTGACGCCCATGGAGCGCGCCGGCACGCCGATGGAAATGGCCTACGGCTGCCTGTTCATGGCCTCCGACGAAGCGAGCTATGTGAACGGCGCGATCCTGCCCATCGACGGCGGCACCACCGCGCGCCAGTAA
- a CDS encoding nuclear transport factor 2 family protein, translating into MDLAALEARITRLEDIEAIKKLKAIYCDICDDMHNPDRIGALFAPDGIWESPDFGKAVGPQAVRELFQKFKDMFSFSQHNIMNPIIDIDGNRATAQWYIMGPWDQTEGDGRKTWMTLRYNDDYVKINGEWKYQHLRVVLRMLEDR; encoded by the coding sequence ATGGATCTCGCCGCACTTGAAGCCCGCATCACCCGCCTCGAAGACATCGAAGCGATCAAGAAACTGAAAGCCATCTACTGCGACATCTGCGATGACATGCACAACCCCGATCGCATCGGCGCGCTGTTCGCGCCGGACGGCATCTGGGAGAGCCCCGACTTCGGCAAGGCGGTCGGCCCGCAGGCGGTGCGCGAGCTGTTCCAGAAGTTCAAGGACATGTTCAGCTTCTCGCAGCACAACATCATGAACCCCATCATCGACATCGACGGCAATCGCGCCACCGCGCAGTGGTACATCATGGGGCCGTGGGACCAGACCGAGGGCGACGGCCGCAAGACCTGGATGACGCTGCGCTACAACGACGACTACGTGAAGATCAACGGTGAATGGAAATACCAGCACCTGCGCGTGGTGCTGCGCATGCTGGAGGACCGCTGA
- a CDS encoding cupin domain-containing protein encodes MSANAYVLTPDTYPKPLSVVGVDVTVLASAAATNGYEVTLQEGNAGSGPPLHSHPWDECFFVLSGEVEFSFQDKTVKAMPGTMFHLPAGTPHGFQITQDGSRMLEMTGKGSRSTQMFAGVDREVAHRAPQAEDIPLLLDVLARHDVKVEA; translated from the coding sequence ATGAGCGCAAACGCCTACGTTCTCACCCCCGATACCTACCCCAAGCCCTTGAGCGTGGTGGGCGTCGACGTCACCGTGCTGGCCTCGGCCGCCGCCACCAATGGCTACGAAGTCACCCTGCAGGAGGGCAACGCGGGCTCCGGACCGCCGCTCCATTCCCACCCCTGGGACGAGTGCTTCTTCGTGCTGTCGGGGGAAGTGGAGTTCAGCTTCCAGGACAAGACCGTCAAGGCCATGCCGGGCACCATGTTCCACCTGCCGGCCGGCACGCCCCATGGCTTTCAGATCACGCAGGACGGCTCGCGCATGCTGGAGATGACCGGCAAGGGCAGCCGCTCGACGCAGATGTTCGCCGGTGTCGACCGCGAAGTCGCGCATCGCGCGCCGCAAGCAGAAGACATTCCGCTGCTGCTCGACGTGCTGGCGCGGCACGATGTGAAGGTCGAGGCCTGA
- a CDS encoding thiolase family protein, with the protein MRRAVIVDVVRSPFGRARETGALASLHPVNLYAAVLEALVKRTGIPPALIEDCITGCVIQVAEQSGNIGRQAVLAAGLPESIPAVTLDRKCGSAQQAMDFAAQGVIAGAYDCVIAGGVEMMSLVPMKVNRMGKDNEGSRFHARYPEGLIRQGISAELIAARWGISREAQDAFSLRSHQLAAADSGASRDILPLEVDAADGRRTVSKDEGVRADSTLEKLLSLKPAFEDAAMAARYPEINWSVTAGNASQVTDGASAMLIMEEQLAHSLGLKPRAAITHFAVMGDDPLMMLTAIIPATRKLLKRAGLSIDAIDAYEVNEAFASVPLAWEKDLGADPDKLNVFGGAIALGHPVGASGGRLVANLLRALEARNGRHGLVTMCESGGMANATLIERL; encoded by the coding sequence CTGCGTCGCGCGGTCATCGTCGACGTGGTGCGTTCGCCCTTCGGGCGGGCGCGCGAGACCGGCGCGCTGGCGAGCCTGCACCCGGTCAACCTCTACGCGGCGGTGCTGGAAGCGCTGGTCAAGCGTACCGGCATCCCGCCGGCGCTCATCGAGGACTGCATCACCGGCTGCGTGATCCAGGTCGCCGAACAGTCCGGCAACATCGGCCGCCAGGCGGTGCTGGCCGCAGGACTGCCGGAATCGATTCCCGCCGTCACGCTCGACAGGAAATGCGGCTCGGCGCAGCAGGCCATGGACTTCGCGGCCCAAGGCGTGATCGCCGGCGCCTATGACTGCGTGATCGCCGGCGGCGTGGAGATGATGAGTCTCGTGCCCATGAAGGTGAACCGCATGGGCAAGGACAACGAGGGGTCGCGTTTCCATGCGCGCTATCCCGAGGGGCTGATTCGCCAGGGCATCTCGGCCGAACTCATCGCCGCACGCTGGGGTATCTCGCGCGAGGCGCAGGATGCCTTCTCGCTGCGTTCGCACCAGCTTGCCGCCGCCGACAGCGGCGCGTCACGTGACATCTTGCCGCTCGAAGTCGACGCCGCCGACGGCCGCAGGACCGTCAGCAAGGACGAAGGCGTGCGCGCCGATTCCACGCTCGAGAAATTGCTGAGCCTTAAGCCGGCCTTCGAAGACGCCGCCATGGCCGCGCGCTATCCCGAGATCAACTGGAGCGTGACGGCCGGCAACGCCAGCCAGGTCACCGATGGCGCCAGCGCCATGCTGATCATGGAAGAACAACTCGCCCACAGTCTCGGCTTGAAGCCACGTGCCGCCATCACCCATTTCGCGGTGATGGGCGACGACCCCTTGATGATGCTGACCGCCATCATTCCCGCCACGCGCAAGCTCCTGAAGCGCGCGGGACTCTCTATCGACGCCATCGATGCTTACGAGGTCAACGAAGCGTTTGCCTCGGTGCCGCTGGCCTGGGAAAAAGATCTCGGCGCCGATCCGGACAAGCTCAATGTCTTCGGCGGCGCCATCGCGCTCGGCCACCCGGTCGGCGCCTCGGGCGGCCGCCTGGTCGCCAACCTGTTGCGTGCGCTCGAAGCGCGCAACGGCCGTCATGGTCTCGTCACCATGTGCGAAAGCGGCGGCATGGCCAACGCCACGCTCATAGAACGCCTTTAA
- a CDS encoding NAD(P)/FAD-dependent oxidoreductase produces MATSPQAQAAAFTIPTAQELGFDPMELRRKYAEERDRRLRDEGNAQYLEVAGQLERFNDDHYIDKPLVREPISETVEVLIVGGGFGGQLAAARLKQAGISDFRILEKAGDFGGTWYWNRYPGAQCDIEAYVYLPLLEETNYIPKEKYSYAPEILAHAQRIGRHFDLYPKTCFQTQVHTVRWHDSDRRWHVTTDRGDLIKARFVIMSSGPLNRPKLPGIPGIESFKGHTFHTSRWDYDYTGGSSSGGMTKLADKRVGIIGTGATAIQCVSYLARDAKHLTVFQRTPSAIDERGNKPTDPAWAKSLQPGWHKERNENFVSILNGIPQDVDMVNDRWTDLFKALTKLMTGAAGTGMTPEQVALMGEIADYQKMNAIRERVAKSVTKPEVAEKLKPWYRQWCKRPVFNDEFLPTFNRDNVTLVDTRGLGVDRVTDKGVVVDGVEYELDCLIFATGFEVGTAYTRRAEFEVYGRDGQSLSDYWREGMRTFHGFHSRGFPNCFHMGLTQTGLAPNFTYMLDRQATHLAYIIEQTRSRGKQVVETTVKAECDWLDTVHKPNFMSDYLAQCTPGYYNAEGKVGDGKTRGFFEEQYESAVGFYGLLAKWREQGAMDGLELS; encoded by the coding sequence ATGGCCACCAGTCCGCAGGCCCAGGCCGCCGCTTTCACGATACCCACCGCCCAGGAACTGGGCTTCGATCCGATGGAGCTGCGGCGCAAGTACGCCGAGGAGCGCGACCGCCGCCTGCGTGACGAAGGCAATGCCCAGTACCTCGAGGTCGCGGGGCAGCTGGAGCGCTTCAACGACGACCATTACATCGACAAGCCGCTGGTGCGTGAACCGATCAGCGAAACCGTCGAGGTGTTGATCGTCGGCGGTGGCTTCGGCGGGCAGCTTGCCGCCGCGCGGCTCAAGCAAGCCGGCATCAGCGATTTCCGTATTCTCGAGAAGGCCGGCGATTTCGGCGGGACCTGGTATTGGAATCGCTATCCGGGCGCGCAGTGCGACATCGAAGCCTATGTCTACCTGCCGCTGCTGGAAGAAACCAATTACATCCCCAAGGAAAAATATTCCTACGCGCCCGAGATCCTGGCGCATGCGCAGCGCATAGGCCGGCATTTCGATCTCTATCCGAAGACCTGCTTCCAGACCCAGGTGCACACCGTGCGCTGGCATGACAGCGACAGGCGCTGGCACGTCACCACCGACCGCGGCGATCTGATCAAGGCGCGCTTCGTGATCATGTCCAGCGGTCCGCTCAACCGGCCCAAGCTGCCGGGCATTCCCGGCATCGAATCGTTCAAGGGCCATACCTTCCACACCAGTCGCTGGGATTACGACTACACCGGCGGCAGTTCGTCGGGCGGCATGACCAAGCTCGCCGACAAGCGCGTCGGCATCATCGGCACCGGCGCGACGGCCATCCAGTGCGTTTCCTATCTTGCGCGTGATGCCAAGCACCTCACGGTGTTTCAGCGCACCCCGTCGGCGATCGACGAGCGTGGCAACAAGCCGACCGATCCGGCCTGGGCGAAATCCCTCCAGCCCGGCTGGCACAAGGAGCGCAACGAAAATTTCGTCTCGATCCTGAACGGCATTCCGCAGGACGTGGACATGGTCAACGACCGCTGGACGGATCTGTTCAAGGCGCTGACCAAGCTCATGACCGGTGCCGCCGGCACCGGCATGACGCCGGAACAGGTTGCCCTGATGGGAGAAATCGCCGACTACCAGAAGATGAATGCGATCCGTGAGCGGGTGGCCAAGTCGGTCACCAAGCCGGAGGTCGCCGAAAAGCTCAAACCCTGGTATCGGCAGTGGTGCAAGCGTCCGGTGTTCAACGACGAGTTCCTGCCGACCTTCAACCGCGACAATGTCACGCTGGTCGATACCCGCGGCCTGGGCGTTGATCGCGTCACCGACAAGGGCGTGGTGGTGGACGGCGTGGAGTACGAACTCGACTGCCTGATCTTCGCCACCGGATTCGAGGTCGGCACCGCTTACACGCGCCGTGCCGAATTCGAAGTCTACGGCCGCGACGGTCAGTCGCTGTCGGATTACTGGCGCGAGGGCATGCGCACCTTTCATGGTTTCCACAGCCGCGGCTTTCCCAACTGCTTCCACATGGGACTGACGCAGACCGGCCTCGCGCCGAATTTCACCTACATGCTCGATCGCCAGGCGACTCATCTGGCCTACATCATCGAGCAGACCAGATCCCGCGGTAAGCAGGTGGTGGAAACTACGGTGAAGGCTGAATGCGACTGGCTGGACACCGTTCACAAGCCCAACTTCATGTCGGACTACCTCGCACAATGCACGCCCGGCTATTACAACGCCGAAGGCAAGGTGGGCGACGGCAAGACACGCGGGTTCTTCGAGGAGCAGTATGAAAGCGCGGTCGGCTTCTACGGACTGCTCGCGAAGTGGCGCGAACAGGGCGCGATGGACGGCCTGGAACTGAGCTGA
- a CDS encoding NAD(P)/FAD-dependent oxidoreductase: MDHFDVIIVGAGLSGIGAARQLMDHCPGKSFALLEARDAIGGTWDLFRYPGIRSDSDMYTMGYDSKPWLEPKAIADGPSILSYVQEAARERGIDQRIRFGHRMKHAAWSSADGRWTLECERDGERVTLSCNVLLMCSGYYTYAHGHTPSFAGSADFGGRIVHPQLWPQDLDYRGKRVVIIGSGATAMTLVPAMAREAANVTMLQRSPTYVVSLPAKDPIATLLRAILPEQLAYRLTRAKNVWFQRYIYQQTRKQPHKMRARLINMVRKQLGPDFDVEKHFTPSYMPWDQRLCLVPDADLFKALRAGTADVVTDEIECFTRDGIRLKSGQTLAADIIVTATGLDMELLGGASFAVDGAPVSFPDTWSYKGMMFSDVPNLIYTLGYINASWTLRSELVAEYVCRLINRMGELGCVSATPRLRAADRNMTPHPMIEDFSPGYMRRALHLFPKQGDRDPWRNTQNYTLDKKTIREAPLDDGVMVFAKAGGARDAEQRSAA, translated from the coding sequence ATGGATCATTTCGATGTCATCATCGTCGGTGCCGGCCTGTCCGGCATCGGCGCCGCGCGTCAACTCATGGACCATTGTCCGGGCAAGAGCTTCGCCCTGCTCGAGGCGCGCGACGCCATCGGCGGCACCTGGGACCTGTTCCGCTACCCGGGCATCCGCTCCGACAGCGACATGTACACCATGGGCTACGACTCCAAGCCGTGGCTGGAGCCCAAGGCCATCGCCGACGGGCCGTCGATCCTGTCCTACGTGCAGGAGGCGGCGCGCGAACGCGGTATCGACCAGCGGATTCGATTCGGCCACCGCATGAAGCACGCGGCATGGTCGAGCGCGGACGGGCGCTGGACGCTCGAATGCGAGCGTGACGGCGAGCGAGTCACGCTGTCGTGCAACGTGCTCTTGATGTGCAGCGGCTACTACACCTACGCCCACGGCCACACGCCGAGCTTCGCCGGCAGCGCGGATTTTGGCGGGCGCATCGTGCATCCGCAGCTCTGGCCACAGGATCTCGACTATCGCGGCAAGCGCGTGGTGATCATCGGCAGCGGCGCGACCGCCATGACCCTGGTGCCGGCCATGGCGCGCGAGGCGGCCAATGTCACCATGCTGCAACGCTCGCCGACCTACGTGGTGTCGCTGCCGGCCAAGGATCCGATAGCGACCTTGCTGCGCGCGATATTGCCCGAGCAGCTGGCCTACAGGCTCACGCGCGCCAAGAACGTGTGGTTCCAGCGTTACATCTACCAGCAGACGCGCAAGCAGCCGCACAAGATGCGCGCGCGCCTGATCAACATGGTGCGCAAGCAGCTCGGGCCGGACTTCGACGTCGAGAAGCATTTCACGCCGAGCTACATGCCCTGGGATCAGCGCCTGTGCCTGGTGCCGGATGCAGACCTGTTCAAGGCATTGCGCGCCGGCACGGCCGACGTCGTCACCGATGAGATCGAGTGCTTCACACGCGACGGCATCCGCTTGAAATCGGGCCAGACCCTCGCCGCCGACATCATCGTCACCGCCACCGGCCTCGACATGGAACTGCTGGGCGGCGCAAGCTTCGCGGTCGACGGCGCACCGGTGTCCTTCCCCGACACCTGGTCGTACAAGGGCATGATGTTTTCCGACGTGCCCAATCTCATCTACACGCTCGGCTACATCAACGCCTCGTGGACCTTGCGTTCGGAACTGGTGGCCGAATACGTGTGCCGCCTCATCAATCGCATGGGCGAACTCGGCTGCGTGAGCGCGACGCCGCGCTTGCGCGCGGCCGATCGCAACATGACGCCGCACCCGATGATCGAGGACTTCTCGCCCGGCTACATGCGCCGCGCGCTGCACCTGTTTCCGAAGCAGGGCGACCGTGATCCGTGGCGCAATACCCAGAACTACACGCTCGACAAGAAGACCATCCGCGAGGCGCCGCTCGACGACGGCGTGATGGTGTTCGCCAAGGCCGGCGGCGCGCGTGATGCCGAACAGCGCAGCGCGGCCTGA
- a CDS encoding VPLPA-CTERM sorting domain-containing protein: protein MNSKNAPRGRIFAALAGALTLGSALLATPVNAAVLTFDGDVCEPSGTCSDSSLISQSYGDVAGVLDVQYANLAGNPGIASLRFWGTDYNDLVRVAWTDGGDGGSRAEIFLKPLNGGVVTLNSFDLGAWPDTQRTTSFTILDGDGNLLASSGGDITIGIQPGNLHNHFDFGDVASNTGIRIQWGPSAFNVGIDNVDFSVSAVPLPAPAWLLGAGVVALAARRRRKV, encoded by the coding sequence ATGAATTCTAAGAACGCCCCGCGCGGTCGCATCTTCGCCGCGCTGGCCGGTGCCCTCACCTTGGGCTCGGCGCTGCTTGCGACACCCGTCAACGCCGCCGTGCTGACCTTCGACGGTGATGTTTGCGAGCCGAGCGGCACCTGCAGTGACAGTTCGCTGATCTCGCAGAGTTACGGCGACGTTGCCGGTGTACTCGATGTTCAATACGCCAACCTGGCCGGCAATCCTGGTATCGCCTCACTGCGCTTTTGGGGCACTGATTACAACGACCTGGTGAGAGTCGCGTGGACCGACGGCGGTGACGGTGGCTCGCGCGCCGAGATCTTCCTGAAGCCTTTGAACGGCGGCGTGGTCACGCTGAACAGCTTCGACCTCGGCGCATGGCCCGACACGCAGCGCACCACGAGCTTCACCATTCTCGACGGCGACGGCAACCTGCTGGCCAGTTCGGGGGGTGACATCACCATCGGCATACAGCCTGGCAACCTGCACAACCATTTCGATTTCGGCGACGTTGCCAGCAATACCGGCATCCGCATCCAGTGGGGCCCGTCGGCCTTCAACGTCGGTATCGATAACGTCGACTTCAGCGTGAGCGCGGTGCCGCTGCCGGCGCCGGCCTGGTTGCTCGGCGCGGGTGTCGTGGCCCTGGCTGCACGGCGCCGTCGCAAGGTGTGA
- a CDS encoding MBL fold metallo-hydrolase: protein MAHSRSDMNIANQLLELDALDVLVVVDNETDTLSSVAEGIPQIPEAMQLVMRLPAARVHEGHECKVVFDHLCCACHGLSVLLTGRRGDESHTVLFDVGPYPHVWLENARQMALDLARIEALFLSHWHFDHSGGFPEVVAAIAAARQAAGLAAPLIVDLHPDRPTQRGLMAANGSLILLPEEPSFEAIAAAGGQVVKAADAHLVANGFFYGSGAIPRVTRYETGLAGHHSFWGERLEADPLIMDERFLAARVRGRGVSLMSACSHAGIVNACLAVKENFPGVPIDLVLGGYHLAGKVMEERIEDTVRDLAARVAPRIVAPGHCTGWRAKAALATAFAPAHYAPSVVGSLYRLVAP from the coding sequence ATGGCGCACAGCAGGAGTGACATGAACATCGCCAATCAACTGCTCGAACTCGACGCCCTCGACGTGCTGGTGGTGGTCGACAACGAAACCGATACCTTGTCGAGCGTCGCCGAGGGTATTCCGCAGATCCCCGAGGCCATGCAACTGGTCATGCGCCTGCCGGCGGCGCGCGTGCACGAGGGGCACGAATGCAAGGTGGTGTTCGATCACCTGTGCTGCGCCTGTCACGGCCTGTCGGTGCTGTTGACCGGCCGGCGCGGCGACGAGAGCCACACGGTGTTGTTCGACGTCGGCCCCTACCCGCACGTGTGGCTGGAGAACGCACGGCAGATGGCGCTGGACCTCGCGCGCATCGAAGCGCTGTTCCTGTCGCACTGGCATTTCGATCACAGCGGCGGCTTTCCCGAAGTCGTCGCCGCCATCGCCGCCGCGCGCCAGGCGGCGGGCCTGGCCGCGCCGCTGATTGTCGACCTGCATCCCGACCGTCCCACCCAGCGCGGTTTGATGGCCGCCAATGGCAGCCTCATCCTGCTGCCGGAAGAGCCGAGCTTCGAAGCCATCGCCGCCGCCGGCGGGCAGGTGGTGAAAGCCGCCGATGCGCATCTGGTCGCCAATGGTTTTTTCTACGGCAGCGGCGCGATACCGCGCGTCACGCGTTACGAAACAGGCCTGGCCGGCCACCATTCATTCTGGGGCGAGCGCCTCGAAGCCGATCCGCTGATCATGGATGAGCGCTTCCTGGCCGCCCGCGTGCGCGGTCGCGGCGTGTCGCTGATGTCGGCCTGCTCGCATGCCGGCATCGTCAATGCCTGCCTGGCCGTCAAGGAGAACTTTCCGGGCGTGCCGATCGACCTGGTGCTGGGCGGCTACCACCTGGCCGGCAAGGTGATGGAAGAGCGCATCGAGGACACGGTGCGCGACCTCGCGGCGCGGGTCGCGCCGCGCATCGTTGCGCCCGGCCATTGCACGGGTTGGAGAGCCAAGGCCGCCTTGGCGACGGCCTTCGCGCCGGCGCATTACGCGCCGAGCGTGGTGGGGAGTCTGTATCGCCTGGTGGCGCCCTGA
- a CDS encoding LLM class flavin-dependent oxidoreductase produces the protein MKFGIGVSAHIKNWEFIQYAESLGFDRAWVGDSQMIWSDCYAVLALAAHHTSRIELGTGVAITGTRIAPVTAHSIASIAELAPGRTFLGLGTGHTAMRVMGQNPMRVKAFREYLRVTRALLDGKAVDYTYDGETREIQFLHRERRFINLDQRIPIYVAANGPKALEAAGEFSDGLITVGGEPDVMKPKLEGVARGAAKAGRTLPADFHTAFITTSCVLGSGDKLTDERVIDETGAWVGCELHFYYEVWKDNGCNDAIIPDHFKAIWPDYLKRVETMSLPEKARFRQIHDGHLVYLQPEERKYVTPDAIKAGALVGTPDEIIEHIKKLEAGGVKEIDLWPPMDVERKVLADFAKYVMPAFR, from the coding sequence ATGAAATTCGGCATCGGCGTCAGCGCCCACATCAAGAACTGGGAATTCATCCAATACGCCGAGAGCCTGGGCTTCGATCGCGCCTGGGTGGGCGATTCGCAGATGATCTGGTCTGACTGCTACGCGGTGCTGGCGCTCGCCGCCCATCACACCAGCCGTATCGAGCTCGGCACCGGCGTCGCCATCACCGGCACGCGCATCGCGCCGGTCACCGCCCATTCGATCGCCAGCATCGCGGAGCTGGCGCCGGGCCGCACTTTCCTCGGCCTCGGCACCGGCCACACCGCGATGCGCGTGATGGGCCAGAACCCGATGCGGGTCAAGGCATTCCGCGAATACCTGCGGGTGACGCGCGCGCTGCTGGACGGCAAGGCGGTGGATTACACCTATGACGGCGAGACCCGCGAGATCCAGTTCCTGCATCGCGAGCGCCGCTTCATCAATCTCGACCAGCGTATTCCGATCTACGTGGCCGCCAACGGGCCCAAGGCGCTGGAGGCGGCGGGCGAATTCAGTGACGGCCTCATCACCGTCGGCGGCGAGCCGGACGTCATGAAGCCCAAGCTCGAAGGCGTGGCGCGCGGCGCGGCCAAGGCCGGCCGCACGCTGCCGGCCGACTTCCATACCGCCTTCATCACCACCAGTTGCGTGCTCGGCAGCGGCGACAAGCTCACGGATGAACGCGTGATCGACGAGACCGGCGCCTGGGTCGGTTGTGAACTGCACTTCTATTACGAAGTGTGGAAGGACAACGGCTGCAACGACGCCATCATTCCCGATCACTTCAAGGCCATCTGGCCGGATTATCTCAAGCGCGTCGAGACCATGAGCCTGCCGGAGAAGGCGCGCTTCCGTCAGATCCACGACGGTCACCTGGTGTACCTGCAGCCTGAAGAACGCAAGTACGTCACGCCGGACGCGATCAAGGCCGGCGCGCTGGTCGGCACGCCGGACGAAATCATCGAGCACATCAAGAAGCTCGAGGCCGGCGGCGTCAAGGAAATCGACCTGTGGCCACCGATGGACGTCGAGCGCAAGGTGTTGGCCGACTTCGCCAAGTACGTGATGCCGGCGTTTCGTTGA